In a single window of the Halobaculum lipolyticum genome:
- a CDS encoding DUF1828 domain-containing protein has translation MTVPLERSDRDAITLWVKQQGEKYRISDEGETYGMLYLSNINLSQERRADRLNTIKSRFGLDEAKQQVVITTDEEHLGARMWDAIQAVQSISYLSYTRQQYTSNDFRNDVGEYFTENGITYTRNKDVTGASKDHVIDFNIQHQPIPTYVEAVHAENESSAESMADRIGFKWTDVRQMNSEIHTVSVLDDESGEYNSSTVKILENYSDDFVYWSDRETKLASAVQPSA, from the coding sequence GTGACCGTCCCACTGGAACGGTCTGACCGGGACGCGATCACGCTCTGGGTAAAACAGCAGGGCGAGAAATACCGCATCAGCGACGAAGGTGAGACCTACGGGATGCTGTACCTATCAAACATCAACCTGAGTCAGGAACGTCGCGCTGATCGACTGAATACGATCAAGAGCCGCTTCGGTCTTGATGAAGCGAAACAGCAGGTGGTCATAACAACCGATGAGGAACACCTCGGGGCTCGAATGTGGGACGCGATTCAGGCTGTGCAGTCTATATCTTACCTCTCATACACGCGACAGCAGTACACTTCGAACGACTTCAGGAACGACGTTGGAGAATACTTCACAGAAAATGGGATCACCTATACTCGAAACAAAGACGTGACAGGCGCCTCAAAAGATCATGTGATCGATTTTAATATCCAGCATCAGCCAATTCCAACCTACGTTGAGGCGGTGCATGCAGAAAACGAGTCGAGCGCCGAGAGTATGGCAGACAGGATCGGATTCAAGTGGACGGATGTTAGGCAGATGAATTCGGAGATCCATACTGTTTCGGTGCTCGATGACGAATCCGGCGAATATAATTCGAGTACGGTTAAAATTCTGGAAAACTACTCTGACGACTTTGTATACTGGTCGGATCGAGAGACAAAGCTAGCTTCCGCAGTTCAACCGTCCGCGTGA
- a CDS encoding DNA N-6-adenine-methyltransferase, with translation MSDRAAGGQTQLGGEMTEGTGEYNTPLPWVAPLADAVGGFDLDPCASADSDLATENIRETGGLEADWADLTTPACYVGDVSDAWVWCNHPYARGEPERWLAKAHDSPVNVVTLSRSDTSTTAFGEFHTAADIVCWPNTASERGDPRVQFVGEDDPADFPVVFAVFLGDAREEVPQPLRDVFERWGVVTSL, from the coding sequence ATGAGTGACCGCGCCGCAGGCGGTCAGACGCAACTCGGCGGCGAGATGACCGAGGGGACGGGCGAGTACAACACGCCGCTGCCGTGGGTCGCCCCGCTCGCGGACGCCGTCGGCGGGTTCGACCTCGACCCGTGCGCGAGCGCCGACTCCGACCTCGCGACCGAGAACATCCGCGAGACGGGCGGCCTCGAAGCCGACTGGGCCGACCTCACGACGCCCGCCTGCTACGTCGGGGACGTGTCCGACGCGTGGGTGTGGTGCAACCACCCGTACGCCCGTGGCGAACCCGAGAGGTGGCTCGCGAAGGCGCACGACTCGCCGGTGAACGTCGTCACCCTCTCGCGGTCGGACACGTCGACCACCGCGTTCGGCGAGTTCCACACCGCCGCCGACATCGTGTGCTGGCCGAACACAGCGAGCGAACGCGGAGACCCCCGCGTGCAGTTCGTCGGCGAGGACGACCCCGCGGACTTCCCGGTCGTGTTCGCGGTGTTCCTCGGCGACGCTCGCGAGGAGGTGCCGCAGCCGCTTCGAGACGTGTTCGAGCGGTGGGGCGTGGTGACGAGCCTGTGA
- a CDS encoding site-specific integrase, translated as MTQTRPYDGKSGRRVWLSRSEQDRLVDQFAESPRKALALRLGLCGLRADEIPRVAREHVRQIDAEREAYKLVIPTAKRGKRETPLPEETKTLLVTTANARGLAKDEPVIDRVTKTVQRWASTAAEQLDDAEPAKAWNHVTFHDLRRTWATDTFYTLAFHGVPIAEELTMGWGGWAMSESGRRTFRENYLGPEPDHIAHQAMEKAALL; from the coding sequence GTGACGCAGACACGACCCTACGACGGCAAATCCGGGCGGCGGGTGTGGCTCTCTCGAAGCGAACAGGATCGACTCGTCGACCAGTTCGCCGAGTCGCCCCGGAAGGCGCTCGCGCTCCGCCTCGGACTGTGCGGACTCCGGGCCGACGAGATCCCGCGAGTCGCTCGCGAGCACGTCCGCCAGATCGACGCCGAGCGCGAAGCGTACAAGCTCGTGATCCCGACGGCGAAGCGCGGGAAGCGCGAGACGCCGCTCCCGGAGGAGACGAAGACGCTGCTCGTGACGACGGCGAACGCTCGCGGGCTGGCGAAGGACGAGCCGGTGATCGACCGCGTGACGAAGACCGTGCAGCGGTGGGCGAGCACGGCCGCCGAGCAGCTCGACGACGCGGAGCCGGCGAAGGCCTGGAACCACGTCACGTTCCACGACCTGCGGCGGACGTGGGCGACGGACACGTTCTACACGCTCGCCTTCCACGGCGTCCCGATTGCCGAGGAGTTGACGATGGGGTGGGGTGGCTGGGCGATGTCGGAGAGTGGTCGACGGACGTTCCGCGAGAACTACTTGGGTCCGGAGCCGGACCACATCGCGCATCAGGCGATGGAGAAGGCGGCGTTACTCTGA
- a CDS encoding ribbon-helix-helix domain-containing protein, which yields MALSANVTVSMPMEMVQNIDAEADALGMSRAEYIREAVRNANGTPFSPATNPLLSERSSTDNEV from the coding sequence ATGGCGCTGTCAGCCAACGTGACCGTCTCAATGCCAATGGAGATGGTCCAGAACATCGACGCAGAGGCAGATGCGCTCGGGATGAGCCGAGCCGAGTACATCCGCGAGGCAGTGCGGAATGCGAACGGGACGCCGTTCAGTCCCGCGACGAACCCGCTGCTAAGCGAGAGGTCAAGCACCGATAACGAAGTATGA
- a CDS encoding DUF6978 family protein, whose product MVSKVSKDEIDELYYAPKVMEEDWHWRVDGPNHTGEGRVRVLGHDANLVLRAWKRRRYGFCLLYKSSKIVRRWDDAIHTNPDGERIEGSHKHYWEPEHEDNYAYPVDDITTDDVDQAFQDFLDECNIEHRGAYTAQKELTDA is encoded by the coding sequence ATGGTCTCGAAAGTATCGAAGGACGAAATTGACGAACTCTATTATGCCCCCAAAGTCATGGAGGAAGATTGGCATTGGAGGGTCGATGGACCTAACCACACTGGTGAAGGACGGGTCCGAGTGCTTGGTCATGACGCGAACTTGGTCCTCCGAGCTTGGAAACGAAGGAGGTACGGCTTCTGCTTGCTCTACAAGTCCTCGAAAATCGTGCGTCGCTGGGATGACGCAATCCACACTAACCCAGACGGAGAGCGGATCGAGGGGTCACACAAGCACTACTGGGAGCCAGAGCACGAGGACAACTACGCCTATCCTGTCGACGATATCACCACAGACGATGTCGACCAAGCCTTTCAGGACTTCCTTGACGAATGCAATATTGAACACCGGGGCGCCTACACGGCCCAGAAGGAGTTGACAGACGCATGA